From the genome of Pueribacillus theae, one region includes:
- a CDS encoding APC family permease, with amino-acid sequence MARTGLALFEQRSTGGVARQISPIDTMIYSSANPGLMFALVYIMWAPFLYPGAHMVWAILTVAQMFIIAGLYWLLSVAMPRSGGEYIYISRILHPSLGLMASFMITFTAISWTGILLNWLMKWSIVEFFYSIALIKGNDSTWLGVADFLNQTYIRAIIGTALLLFIYFIYYKGTKWMVKLAYITLGATLLGAITFIVANLVTGPETFANNFTQLTSLAYADVINLAQADGYPTKFLFGATIMAGSTYIILNTLGSTFGANLAGEVRNVQKSQLLALFGSLAILMFVWFIFYGMSYVNFGGMWSNSLYYLYNAGHTAYPFGSYDPFITIMIGIMTKSPIFVFLIAICFAFATFGSAAGLGFGPSRNFVAWSFDRLFPSKYMKLNEKTNSPTYALRTVIAGAWVFLMLDIFLPTWTENIGFTIFTWFLAWIFLGLSGILFSTRKKILFQSSPPIVKTKFLGVHVITILGWLTFLISVSICYYLLIPLFRGDISFTMIIVSFVLMITPLIIYFIMKRVHAKKGIDIDIQFQEIPSD; translated from the coding sequence ATGGCGAGAACTGGTCTTGCGTTATTTGAACAACGCTCAACCGGCGGTGTTGCACGGCAAATCAGCCCGATTGATACGATGATTTATTCATCCGCAAACCCCGGCTTGATGTTTGCGCTCGTCTATATTATGTGGGCCCCTTTTTTGTACCCCGGTGCACATATGGTATGGGCGATTTTAACGGTAGCTCAGATGTTTATCATTGCCGGCCTTTATTGGCTGCTGTCGGTCGCTATGCCGCGTTCAGGAGGTGAATACATCTATATTAGCCGTATCTTGCATCCATCACTTGGCTTAATGGCGAGTTTTATGATTACGTTTACAGCGATTTCCTGGACGGGAATTTTACTGAATTGGCTTATGAAGTGGTCAATCGTCGAATTTTTCTATTCCATCGCCCTTATTAAGGGGAACGATTCGACATGGCTAGGTGTGGCGGACTTTTTAAATCAAACCTATATACGTGCCATCATAGGAACTGCTCTGCTTTTATTTATCTACTTTATTTACTATAAAGGAACCAAATGGATGGTAAAGCTCGCTTACATTACATTGGGTGCTACACTGCTTGGTGCCATTACATTTATTGTCGCGAATCTCGTAACAGGACCAGAAACCTTTGCAAACAATTTTACCCAGCTTACTAGTTTAGCCTATGCTGATGTGATTAATCTCGCCCAGGCTGACGGATATCCGACGAAATTCTTGTTCGGCGCTACGATCATGGCAGGATCCACATACATCATCTTAAATACGTTGGGTTCTACCTTTGGCGCCAATTTAGCCGGTGAAGTACGGAACGTACAGAAATCCCAGTTGCTTGCATTGTTCGGCTCTTTAGCGATTTTAATGTTTGTCTGGTTTATTTTCTATGGGATGTCTTATGTGAACTTCGGTGGGATGTGGTCTAACAGCTTGTATTATTTGTACAATGCTGGCCATACGGCATATCCTTTCGGCAGCTATGATCCATTTATTACGATCATGATTGGCATTATGACGAAGAGTCCCATTTTTGTCTTTTTAATCGCTATCTGTTTCGCGTTTGCAACCTTTGGCTCAGCTGCCGGACTAGGATTTGGACCGTCACGAAATTTTGTCGCCTGGTCGTTTGACCGGCTGTTTCCAAGTAAGTATATGAAGCTCAATGAAAAAACGAATTCTCCAACGTATGCATTAAGGACCGTGATTGCTGGCGCGTGGGTCTTTTTAATGCTCGATATTTTTCTTCCTACCTGGACAGAAAATATTGGATTTACGATCTTCACTTGGTTTTTAGCGTGGATCTTTTTAGGACTATCCGGGATTCTTTTTTCAACGAGGAAGAAAATATTGTTCCAGTCCTCGCCGCCAATTGTGAAAACGAAGTTTCTAGGGGTCCACGTCATTACGATTTTAGGCTGGCTGACGTTTTTGATTAGTGTATCGATTTGTTATTACCTTCTCATCCCGCTCTTTAGGGGAGACATCTCTTTCACGATGATTATTGTTTCTTTCGTGCTAATGATTACTCCTTTAATCATTTATTTCATTATGAAACGTGTCCATGCCAAAAAAGGAATCGACATCGATATCCAGTTTCAAGAAATTCCTTCAGATTAA
- a CDS encoding BMC domain-containing protein, with the protein MAKAVGMIETLGPAASIAVADAMLKSADVMLVKQEEVSQALYTILVEGELSAVQAAVETGKRIAEKLGALIAFQVIANPDEGTRKLF; encoded by the coding sequence GTGGCGAAAGCGGTAGGGATGATTGAAACATTGGGGCCGGCAGCTTCAATCGCAGTAGCGGATGCCATGTTAAAGTCTGCGGATGTCATGCTTGTGAAACAGGAAGAGGTGAGTCAAGCGCTATATACCATCTTAGTTGAAGGAGAGCTTAGCGCTGTGCAAGCAGCAGTTGAAACAGGGAAACGGATTGCGGAAAAATTAGGAGCACTTATCGCCTTTCAAGTGATCGCAAATCCTGACGAGGGGACAAGGAAATTATTTTAA
- a CDS encoding metallophosphoesterase family protein translates to MKIFYAGDLHAGETAFRKFTNAGTFYKADLVINGGDFTGKQVVPIVKNGDVYTCRYYGSTVKIKKANEIPDLERNLRDAGFYPFIISEDKLNKLTEDDAEQIIKEKQIEVLKQWLELADERFKAAGIPCILIPGSMDDFYLDDLLNSASYVQNGDGKIIEYNGYEILSIGGGIPSVFHYPREFSEEDLAQKIHDLAVEVKNMDKCIFNIHIPPYDTDLDQGTVYDEELKPVLDGDALATAPSGSKAVREAIEKYQPLLSLHGHVHESRGVTILGRTICMNAGTDYDQGMLRGALIDISSDGKLSYTLTAG, encoded by the coding sequence ATGAAAATATTTTATGCAGGTGATTTGCACGCTGGCGAAACCGCATTTCGGAAATTTACAAACGCCGGAACATTTTATAAAGCTGATTTAGTTATTAACGGGGGAGATTTTACTGGCAAGCAAGTGGTGCCCATTGTAAAAAATGGCGACGTATATACGTGCCGATACTATGGGTCAACCGTAAAAATTAAAAAAGCAAACGAAATTCCCGATTTGGAAAGAAACCTACGCGATGCCGGATTTTATCCTTTCATCATATCGGAGGACAAACTAAATAAATTAACGGAAGACGATGCTGAACAGATCATTAAAGAAAAACAAATTGAAGTGCTAAAGCAATGGCTGGAATTGGCTGATGAGAGATTTAAAGCTGCGGGGATTCCTTGTATTCTAATCCCTGGCAGCATGGATGATTTTTACCTTGATGATTTACTTAACTCGGCATCTTATGTGCAAAATGGGGACGGGAAAATCATCGAATATAATGGGTATGAAATTCTCTCAATCGGCGGAGGCATACCGAGTGTCTTTCACTATCCACGCGAATTTAGCGAGGAAGACCTAGCTCAGAAAATTCATGACCTTGCGGTTGAAGTAAAGAATATGGATAAATGCATTTTTAATATTCATATCCCGCCTTATGACACTGATCTTGATCAAGGCACAGTATATGATGAAGAATTAAAGCCTGTTCTTGACGGAGATGCATTAGCAACCGCTCCTTCTGGAAGCAAGGCTGTCCGCGAAGCGATAGAGAAATACCAACCGCTGCTTTCCCTGCATGGGCATGTCCATGAAAGCAGGGGCGTAACCATCCTCGGAAGGACAATATGTATGAATGCGGGAACCGACTATGACCAAGGGATGTTGAGAGGAGCATTGATTGATATAAGTTCGGATGGAAAACTGTCCTACACATTAACCGCTGGGTAA
- a CDS encoding EutN/CcmL family microcompartment protein yields the protein MQIGTVIGNVWATKKEDDLQGLKFLIVQPELPNGSAIDSAYVAVDRIGAGVGDKVMVTRGSSSANFAKEHSLPIDALIIGIIDSIDIAVEQR from the coding sequence ATGCAAATAGGCACAGTAATAGGAAATGTTTGGGCAACAAAAAAAGAAGATGATTTGCAAGGTTTAAAATTTTTAATCGTTCAGCCGGAACTTCCAAATGGATCGGCTATTGACTCGGCTTACGTGGCAGTGGATCGAATTGGCGCCGGAGTGGGAGATAAGGTCATGGTAACGAGAGGAAGCTCATCTGCCAATTTTGCAAAAGAGCATTCATTGCCCATTGATGCGCTAATTATTGGAATTATCGATTCCATTGACATCGCAGTGGAACAACGATAG
- a CDS encoding BMC domain-containing protein has translation MSRELTSLGMIETKGLVASIEAADAMVKAANVQVVGKVHVGGGIVTVLVRGDVGAVKAATESGAAAAERVGELLSVHVIPRPHNELESILPKLNIET, from the coding sequence ATGTCAAGAGAGCTGACTTCTTTAGGCATGATTGAAACAAAAGGATTAGTTGCTTCAATTGAAGCGGCTGATGCGATGGTTAAAGCGGCGAATGTCCAGGTTGTAGGCAAAGTCCATGTTGGCGGAGGGATTGTAACCGTTTTAGTCAGAGGGGACGTCGGCGCTGTAAAAGCCGCTACGGAATCAGGAGCCGCAGCTGCGGAGCGTGTCGGTGAACTTCTATCTGTTCATGTGATTCCGCGCCCGCATAATGAACTCGAAAGCATCTTGCCTAAATTAAATATCGAAACTTAA
- a CDS encoding FadR/GntR family transcriptional regulator — MLQVEKISGKKVSDIVVEQIEEWIRSGSVQPGEKLPSVREMCELFDVGRSAVRDALTTLKGRGLVNVKHGEGTFVCHFDTAQLLPDILLVQKSDISKLYQVRKILEAGIAEMAALNATEKQLNIMEKELDELVNAKTLKGWEADYRFHLAIAEASGNEILVDLMDTVSTTTKKGIMACHRIILSDEKLSRDVAEQHIAIYESMKAKDPIKARKAMYNHLTYVEELLDNHLNESGD; from the coding sequence ATGCTCCAAGTTGAGAAGATTTCAGGCAAAAAAGTATCCGATATTGTCGTTGAACAAATTGAAGAATGGATTCGTTCAGGCAGCGTTCAGCCGGGGGAAAAATTGCCCTCTGTCAGAGAAATGTGTGAATTGTTCGACGTTGGACGATCAGCAGTCCGTGACGCGTTGACAACTCTCAAAGGAAGAGGGCTTGTCAACGTGAAACATGGGGAAGGGACTTTTGTCTGTCATTTTGATACAGCGCAGTTGCTTCCAGATATCTTACTCGTCCAAAAGAGCGATATAAGCAAACTGTATCAAGTTCGAAAAATTTTAGAAGCAGGCATTGCTGAAATGGCAGCGTTAAACGCGACTGAAAAACAGCTTAACATCATGGAAAAAGAACTCGATGAATTGGTTAATGCAAAAACGTTGAAAGGTTGGGAAGCGGATTACCGTTTTCATCTGGCCATTGCGGAAGCGAGCGGAAATGAAATTTTAGTCGATTTAATGGATACAGTATCAACAACAACGAAAAAAGGGATTATGGCTTGCCATCGGATTATTTTATCTGATGAGAAATTGTCCAGAGATGTTGCGGAACAACATATCGCCATCTATGAATCAATGAAAGCGAAAGATCCGATTAAAGCACGTAAAGCAATGTATAACCACCTGACTTACGTAGAGGAACTTCTAGACAATCATCTGAACGAATCAGGCGACTGA
- a CDS encoding BMC domain-containing protein produces MGKEINGALGMIETKGLVASLEAADAMVKAANVNLVGKVHVGGGIVTVLVTGDVGAVKAATDSGSEAAQRVGELLSVHVIPRPHNELAGILP; encoded by the coding sequence ATGGGCAAAGAAATAAACGGTGCACTCGGTATGATTGAAACGAAAGGATTGGTCGCATCGCTGGAAGCGGCTGATGCAATGGTGAAAGCGGCCAATGTGAATCTAGTAGGAAAAGTTCATGTCGGAGGAGGAATCGTTACCGTTCTAGTTACAGGAGATGTTGGTGCGGTTAAGGCGGCGACAGATTCTGGAAGCGAAGCGGCACAGCGTGTAGGCGAGCTTCTTTCCGTTCATGTCATTCCCCGCCCCCACAATGAACTTGCCGGCATTTTGCCATGA
- the mdh gene encoding malate dehydrogenase, whose product MAFKRRKIAVIGAGSTGATAALMLAEKELGDIILVDVPSMSGPTKGKALDLLQVSPVQRFNVDIVGTSHYEEIKDADLVIITAGLPRQPGMTRDDLVTTNAEIMKNVSEQTVRFAPDSYIIVLSNPVDAMTYVSFKTTGFSKNRVIGQSGVLDTARFNTFVAQELNVSVEDISSFVLGGHGDDMVPLVRYSYAGGIPLEKILPAERLEAIVERTRKGGGEIVNLLGNGSAYYAPAASVVEMAEAILKDKKRILPSIAYLEGEYGYQNIYLGVPTILGGDGIESIIELPLTTEEKEALNKSAQSVQNVLGSLRKGGW is encoded by the coding sequence ATGGCTTTTAAACGACGAAAAATTGCGGTCATCGGCGCTGGGAGTACAGGAGCAACCGCTGCCCTTATGTTAGCTGAAAAGGAACTTGGCGATATCATACTCGTTGATGTACCGTCGATGTCAGGCCCTACGAAGGGCAAGGCGCTCGATCTGTTGCAAGTGAGCCCTGTGCAACGTTTTAATGTGGATATTGTGGGCACTTCACATTATGAAGAGATAAAGGATGCTGATTTAGTAATTATCACGGCTGGCCTTCCCCGTCAGCCGGGAATGACCCGGGATGACTTAGTCACAACAAATGCGGAAATAATGAAAAACGTTTCCGAACAAACCGTTCGCTTCGCTCCGGACAGCTATATTATCGTGCTGAGCAATCCAGTTGATGCAATGACTTATGTTTCCTTCAAAACAACCGGATTTTCCAAAAATCGTGTGATCGGCCAATCTGGCGTTTTGGACACGGCGCGTTTTAATACATTTGTCGCACAAGAATTGAACGTATCAGTTGAGGACATTTCAAGCTTTGTGCTCGGCGGCCACGGCGATGATATGGTTCCATTAGTTCGCTACTCTTATGCAGGTGGGATTCCACTAGAAAAAATTCTTCCGGCAGAGCGTTTGGAAGCAATCGTTGAACGGACGCGCAAAGGGGGCGGTGAAATTGTCAATTTACTTGGCAACGGAAGTGCATACTACGCTCCCGCTGCCTCGGTTGTTGAAATGGCAGAAGCTATCTTAAAAGACAAAAAACGAATCTTGCCATCCATTGCTTATCTAGAGGGAGAATATGGCTACCAAAATATCTATCTAGGTGTTCCGACAATCCTTGGTGGAGACGGAATTGAAAGCATTATCGAACTGCCGCTCACAACTGAAGAAAAAGAAGCACTTAACAAATCTGCCCAGTCCGTACAAAATGTGTTGGGGAGCCTTCGGAAAGGGGGGTGGTAA
- a CDS encoding aldehyde dehydrogenase family protein, which produces MELDYDLKSMQEMREAVKRSKEAQHRFQEFSQEQVDHIVKNIAEAAYSKSEWLARLAVEETGMGVIEHKKIKNELGSMGVYESIKDEKTVGVIRINHQLKVTEIAYPFGVIAAICPTTNPTSTAIFKTLISLKAQNGIVVSPHPSAMKCTVEALKICHRAAVEAGAPEGLIGWITRPALATTTELMKHKDIDLILATGGGGLVRAAYSSGKPAYGVGPGNGPVYVEKTANVRKAANMIMDSKTFDNGTLCSTEQAIVVHKNIKEMTVRELKNGGGYFLDSSEKAMLENVISPSKGKLNPKIVGRSARIIAEMAGFRVPDETRVLIAEEERIGRDIPLSIEKLAPIFPLYTAANDEEAINICVELLHLGGKGHSCSIHSNDEKAVEKFSLHMPVSRIMVNTLASIGAAGATTGLTPSLTLGCGSFGGNISSDNITAHHLLNIKRVAYGMKEISIPKPSQPGILQIEKHSNKNDIHEIVNQVVKETAMKPQAIDHEEISQIVQSVIEQYTKM; this is translated from the coding sequence ATCGAACTTGATTACGATTTGAAATCAATGCAAGAGATGAGAGAAGCTGTGAAACGGTCGAAAGAAGCGCAACATAGGTTTCAGGAATTTTCTCAGGAACAAGTTGACCACATCGTAAAAAACATAGCAGAAGCCGCATACAGTAAGTCCGAATGGCTAGCCCGGCTGGCAGTTGAAGAAACCGGCATGGGAGTAATCGAGCATAAAAAAATAAAAAACGAGCTAGGCTCAATGGGTGTCTACGAATCAATTAAAGATGAAAAAACAGTAGGGGTCATTCGAATCAATCATCAATTGAAGGTCACTGAAATTGCATATCCATTTGGGGTGATTGCGGCGATTTGCCCGACGACAAATCCAACTTCAACAGCCATTTTTAAAACACTCATTTCCTTGAAAGCACAAAATGGAATCGTCGTAAGTCCGCATCCATCAGCGATGAAATGTACAGTCGAAGCTCTAAAAATATGCCATCGGGCGGCAGTGGAAGCAGGCGCTCCGGAAGGATTAATCGGATGGATAACAAGGCCGGCGTTGGCTACAACGACTGAATTGATGAAGCATAAAGATATCGATTTAATTTTGGCTACAGGTGGAGGGGGATTAGTCCGTGCGGCTTATAGCTCGGGAAAACCTGCCTATGGTGTAGGGCCAGGCAATGGACCTGTTTATGTTGAGAAAACGGCCAATGTAAGGAAGGCCGCCAACATGATCATGGATAGCAAAACGTTCGATAATGGCACGCTTTGTTCGACGGAACAAGCGATTGTCGTTCATAAAAATATTAAGGAAATGACGGTTAGAGAGCTAAAAAATGGCGGTGGCTATTTCTTGGATTCATCTGAAAAGGCAATGTTGGAAAACGTTATCTCTCCATCGAAAGGGAAGCTCAATCCGAAAATTGTTGGACGTTCAGCCCGCATCATTGCTGAAATGGCCGGATTTCGTGTGCCTGATGAAACCCGGGTTTTAATCGCAGAAGAGGAACGAATAGGAAGGGATATTCCACTCTCAATCGAAAAGCTCGCGCCAATTTTTCCTTTATATACAGCAGCGAATGATGAGGAAGCAATAAACATTTGCGTTGAATTATTACATCTTGGTGGGAAGGGGCATAGTTGTTCCATTCACTCAAATGACGAAAAGGCAGTGGAAAAGTTTAGTCTTCACATGCCTGTATCACGAATCATGGTGAACACGCTCGCATCGATCGGTGCAGCAGGGGCGACAACAGGCTTAACACCGTCTTTAACGCTTGGGTGTGGTTCGTTTGGCGGGAATATTTCATCGGACAATATTACAGCACACCATTTATTAAATATAAAACGTGTCGCATACGGAATGAAAGAAATTTCAATACCAAAGCCATCCCAACCTGGCATTCTTCAAATAGAAAAGCATTCGAACAAGAATGACATTCATGAAATCGTTAATCAAGTAGTAAAAGAGACAGCCATGAAACCACAGGCAATTGATCATGAAGAGATCTCTCAAATAGTGCAAAGCGTCATCGAACAATATACGAAAATGTAA
- the pduL gene encoding phosphate propanoyltransferase → MKQEVIQSIVEEVINQLSSKPFPPKMIPIAVSARHCHLSQADLETLFGKGYALTKKNDLTQPGQFAANETVLIAGPKGSMNNVRVLGPIRKATQVEISKTDAIQLGLDPPIRESGDIKGSSPVTILGPKGSIYLQEGLIIAGAHIHMHPDDAEAFSVKNGDFVRVQAENERPVSFEKVLIRVSPNYKLEMHIDTDEANAGFISTGEKGKLIKYAGSL, encoded by the coding sequence GTGAAGCAGGAGGTTATCCAATCGATTGTTGAGGAGGTGATCAATCAACTTTCGAGTAAGCCTTTTCCTCCAAAAATGATTCCGATCGCTGTTTCTGCCAGGCATTGTCATCTAAGTCAAGCTGATTTAGAAACACTTTTTGGAAAGGGGTATGCATTAACGAAAAAAAATGATTTAACCCAACCTGGACAATTTGCGGCAAATGAAACGGTCCTCATTGCAGGCCCAAAAGGAAGCATGAATAACGTTCGCGTACTTGGCCCCATTAGAAAAGCAACACAAGTCGAAATAAGCAAAACCGATGCTATTCAGCTCGGACTTGATCCGCCAATACGGGAATCCGGCGATATAAAAGGTTCATCCCCTGTTACGATTTTAGGGCCGAAAGGCAGCATTTATTTACAAGAAGGGCTAATCATCGCAGGGGCGCATATTCATATGCATCCTGATGATGCGGAAGCATTTTCTGTAAAAAACGGAGATTTTGTCCGGGTTCAGGCGGAGAATGAAAGGCCTGTTTCTTTTGAAAAAGTACTCATTCGAGTTTCGCCAAATTACAAGCTTGAGATGCATATCGACACAGATGAAGCGAATGCAGGGTTCATTTCAACAGGCGAAAAAGGAAAATTAATAAAGTATGCAGGTTCCCTATGA